The proteins below are encoded in one region of Drosophila santomea strain STO CAGO 1482 chromosome 3R, Prin_Dsan_1.1, whole genome shotgun sequence:
- the LOC120452397 gene encoding odorant receptor 85a, whose translation MIFKYIQEPVLGALLRSRDSLIYLNRSIDQMGWRLPPRTKPYWWLYYIWTLVVIVLVFIFIPYGLIMTGIKEFKNFTTTDLFTYVQVPVNTNASIMKGIIVLFMRRRFSTAQKMMDAMDIRCTKMEEKVQVHRAAALCNRVVVIYHGIYFGYLSMALMGALVIGKTPFCLYNPLVNPVEHFYLATAIESITMVGIILANLILDVYPIIYVVILRIHMELLSERIKELRTDVEKGDDQHYAELVDCVKDHKLIVEYGNTLRPMISATMFIQLLSVGLLLGLAAVSMQFYNTVMERFVSGVYTIAILSQTFPFCYVCEQLSSDCESLSNTLFHSKWIGAERRYRTTMLYFIHNVQQSILFTAGGIFPICLNTNIKMAKFAFSVVTIVNEMDLAEKLRRE comes from the exons atgattttcAAGTACATCCAAGAGCCAGTCCTCGGAGCTTTGCTTCGCTCCCGAGACTCGCTGATCTACTTAAACAGATCCATAGATCAAATGGGATGGAGGCTGCCGCCACGAACGAAGCCATATTGGTGGCTTTACTACATTTGGACACTGGTGGTCATAGTACTCGTCTTCATCTTCATACCCTACGGACTCATAATGACTGGAATAAAGGAGTTCAAGAACTTTACGACCACCGATCTGTTTACGTATGTTCAGGTGCCCGTCAACACCAATGCCTCCATCATGAAGGGCATCATTGTGTTGTTCATGCGGAGGCGATTCTCAACGGCCCAAAAGATGATGGACGCAATGGACATCCGATGCACCAAGATGGAGGAGAAGGTCCAGGTGCACCGAGCTGCGGCCCTATGCAACCGTGTTGTTGTGATCTACCATGGCATATACTTCGGCTACCTATCCATGGCCCTAATGGGAGCTCTGGTGATCGGAAAGACTCCATTCTGTTTGTATAATCCACTGGTTAACCCCGTCGAGCATTTCTATTTGGCCACTGCAATTGAGTCGATCACCATGGTTGGCATTATTCTGGCCAACCTCATTTTGGACGTATATCCGATCATATATGTGGTCATATTGCGGATCCACATGGAGCTCCTCAGTGAGAGAATCAAGGAACTGCGCACTGATGTTGAAAAGGGAGACGACCAACATTATGCGGAGCTGGTGGACTGTGTGAAGGATCACAAGCTAATTGTCGA GTATGGAAACACTCTGCGGCCCATGATATCAGCCACGATGTTCATCCAGCTGCTATCCGTTGGCCTTCTTTTGGGCCTGGCAGCGGTTTCCATGCAGTTCTACAACACCGTCATGGAGCGTTTCGTCTCCGGGGTCTACACCATAGCCATACTTTCCCAGACCTTTCCCTTCTGCTATGTTTGTGAGCAACTGAGCAGCGATTGCGAATCCCTGAGCAACACTCTGTTCCATTCCAAGTGGATTGGGGCTGAGCGGCGGTACAGAACCACGATGTTGTACTTCATTCACAATGTGCAGCAGTCGATTTTGTTCACTGCTGGCGGAATTTTTCCCATATGTCTGAACACCAATATAAAG ATGGCCAAGTTCGCTTTCTCAGTGGTGACCATTGTAAATGAGATGGACTTGGCCGAGAAATTGAGAAGGGAGTAA
- the LOC120452400 gene encoding vegetative cell wall protein gp1, with protein sequence MSARRDILFAVGLCLMSSFLSIEARSLENTSVKTKRDTDWWTLLEDIIYDSDSDSEDADNENYLICRNCSVIVNAAPNATADGGTAAPQPGAAAPGSTPGSPATPPGSLPGAQVPVAPETPAPSAPATPPPVAAPPTASPLTAAPPTPAPPTAAPPTAVPGG encoded by the exons ATGTCGGCCAGAAGGGATATATTATTCGCAGTGGGCTTGTGCCTCATGTCAAGTTTTCTGAGCATCGAGGCTAGGTCTTTGGAGAACACCTCTGTCAAGACG AAACGCGATACCGACTGGTGGACACTCCTTGAGGATATAATCTATGACAGTGATAGTGATAGTGAAGATGCCGACAACGAAAACTATT TGATTTGTCGTAACTGCTCGGTGATAGTTAATGCTGCTCCGAATGCCACAGCGGATGGAGGCACTGCAGCTCCGCAGCCAGGTGCAGCAGCTCCAGGAAGTACTCCAGGTTCACCCGCAACTCCGCCTGGCTCGCTTCCAGGAGCTCAAGTCCCAGTTGCACCCGAAACGCCTGCTCCGTCGGCACCTGCGACGCCACCTCCAGTAGCTGCCCCACCCACCGCTTCACCACTCACAGCTGCACCACCTACACCTGCCCCACCCACAGCTGCCCCACCTACAGCTGTCCCTGGTGGATAG
- the LOC120452546 gene encoding 4-hydroxybenzoate polyprenyltransferase, mitochondrial: protein MYALRHLRLQSARHLRSSYAAAATTKHMLPRQPARVLIGDWSTWDKYQVQDVYSRSSSTATEPVKPQTPLQELVSAAKPYAQLMRIDRPIGTYLLFWPCAWSIALSADAGCWPDLTMLGLFGTGALIMRGAGCTINDLWDKDIDAKVERTRLRPLASGQISQFDAIVFLSAQLSLGLLVLVQLNWQSILLGASSLGLVITYPLMKRVTYWPQLVLGMAFNWGALLGWCATQGSVNLAACLPLYLSGVCWTIVYDTIYAHQDKLDDLQIGVKSTALRFGENTKAWLSGFTAAMLTGLSAAGWACDQTVPYYAAVGVVGAHLVQQIYSLNIDNPSDCAKKFLSNHQVGLILFLGIVLGTLLKSDETKKQRQSSLTTSTASTYVPALPQKPEVIS from the exons ATGTATGCGCTACGACACCTGCGACTCCAGAGCGCACGGCACCTCCGCAGCTCTTATGCagcggcggcaacaacaaaacacatGCTGCCCCGGCAACCAGCGCGTGTTCTGATTGGAGATTGGAGCACCTGGGATAAGTACCAAGTACAGGATGTATACTCCAGGAGTTCGAGTACCGCCACTGAGCCCGTGAAGCCGCAAACGCCGCTGCAGGAACTGGTGTCAGCCGCCAAACCCTATGCCCAACTGATGCGGATCGACCGGCCTATTGGCACCTACCTCCTCTTCTGGCCCTGCGCCTGGAGCATAGCGCTCAGCGCGGATGCGGGTTGCTGGCCGGACCTCACCATGCTCGGTCTGTTTGGCACCGGGGCACTGATAATGCGCGGCGCCGGGTGCACCATCAACGATCTCTGGGACAAGGACATCGATGCCAAGGTGGAGCGCACAAGATTGCGGCCCTTGGCCTCGGGACAAATCAGCCAGTTCGATGCCATAGTATTCCTCTCGGCGCAGCTTAGTCTGGGTCTTTTGGTGCTGGTCCAGCTCAACTGGCAGTCCATATTGTTGGGCGCCAGTTCTCTGGGTCTCGTGATCACCTATCCACTCATGAAAAGAGTGACCTACTGGCCCCAGCTGGTTCTGGGCATGGCCTTCAACTGGGGCGCCCTACTGGGATGGTGTGCCACCCAGGGCAGTGTTAATCTGGCCGCCTGCCTGCCGCTCTACCTCTCCGGTGTATGCTGGACCATTGTATACGACACCATATACGCCCACCAAGACAAGCTGGATGACCTGCAAATCGGCGTGAAATCCACGGCTCTGAGATTTGGCGAGAACACCAAGGCTTGGCTGTCTGGATTCACGGCAGCCATGCTGACTGGTCTATCCGCCGCTGGCTGGGCCTGCGATCAAACGGTGCCCTACTACGCGGCTGTTGGAGTAGTGGGTGCCCATTTGGTGCAGCAG ATCTACTCCCTCAACATTGACAACCCCAGCGACTGCGCCAAGAAGTTCCTATCGAACCATCAAGTAGGACTCATTCTATTCCTCGGCATTGTTTTGGGCACCCTCCTGAAATCAGACGAGACCAAGAAACAGCGCCAATCCTCACTGACAACATCTACGGCCAGCACATACGTTCCAGCGCTGCCGCAAAAGCCAGAAGTTATAAGCTGA
- the LOC120452399 gene encoding high affinity copper uptake protein 1: protein MDHDHDHGTDESTITAKSCPMIMVFHAGHCERILWRGWVASTVTEFVLSALAIFLVSFLYEALKFLRQQLARREARKESERLATEQRRKNEAPAAGGCCSETPLAEPREQTYWQRLFASTHIVQSVLNLLQIVISYLLMLIFMTFNYWLCLAVILGLGLGYFFFGWNKKNPDESECCP, encoded by the exons ATGGATCACGATCATGACCACGGTACGGATGAGAGCACCATCACGGCCAAGTCCTGCCCCATGATCATGGTG TTCCACGCCGGACACTGTGAGCGGATATTGTGGCGCGGATGGGTGGCGTCCACGGTGACTGAGTTCGTTCTCTCCGCCCTGGCCATCTTCCTGGTGTCCTTCCTGTACGAGGCCCTCAAGTTCCTGCGCCAGCAGCTGGCTCGCCGGGAAGCCCGCAAGGAGAGCGAACGACTGGCGACTGAGCAGCGCAGGAAGAACGAGGCTCCGGCGGCCGGAGGATGTTGTTCGGAAACTCCGCTGGCGGAGCCGAGGGAGCAGACCTACTGGCAGCGCCTGTTTGCCTCGACGCATATTGTCCAGTCCGTGCTGAACCTGCTGCAGATCGTCATCTCCTACCTGCTGATGCTGATCTTCATGACCTTCAACTACTGGCTGTGCCTGGCCGTGATCCTGGGCTTGGGTCTGGGTTACTTCTTCTTCGGCTGGAACAAGAAGAATCCCGACGAAAGCGAGTGCTGTCCTTAG
- the LOC120452398 gene encoding paired box pox-meso protein has protein sequence MDPESQCPQYGEVNQLGGVFVNGRPLPNATRMRIVELARLGIRPCDISRQLRVSHGCVSKILARYHETGSILPGAIGGSKPRVTTPKVVNYIRELKQRDPGIFAWEIRDRLLSEGICDKTNVPSVSSISRILRNKLGSLGHQHTPGTVMGSGSSSGGGSVSSNGGQNNGTSASNNINLGNLGNPGGGPHHPHHHHHHQTAAAAASAHHVHAHAHAHAHLYNSIYQPYSAAAAYSMKAVSCGSPSPPQGAGGQGSAPHPHQLRSVAAAAAAAHWPSSHSVSDILAHHQAVALRASCQVGVGVGGMGGMGSTVSPLPMTPSPVAGTAGGQPLLDCEGGAGQQSPYNYYMYFQNGGMHHHHHHGGMMAAGATGL, from the coding sequence AGTCCCAGTGTCCGCAATATGGCGAGGTGAACCAGCTGGGCGGCGTCTTCGTCAACGGACGTCCGCTGCCCAATGCGACCAGGATGCGGATCGTGGAGCTGGCCCGTCTGGGCATCCGACCCTGCGATATATCACGCCAGCTGCGAGTTAGTCACGGCTGTGTGTCCAAGATACTGGCCAGGTACCACGAAACGGGCTCCATACTACCCGGTGCAATTGGGGGATCCAAGCCGCGGGTGACCACGCCCAAGGTGGTCAACTACATCAGGGAACTGAAGCAGCGAGATCCCGGCATCTTCGCGTGGGAAATCCGGGACCGTTTGCTCAGCGAGGGCATATGCGACAAAACGAATGTGCCCAGTGTGAGCTCCATCTCGAGGATCCTGCGCAACAAGTTGGGCAGCCTGGGGCACCAGCACACGCCGGGAACGGTGATGGGCAGCGGAAGCAGCAGTGGTGGCGGCAGTGTGTCCAGCAATGGTGGCCAAAACAATGGCACAAGTGCCAGCAACAATATTAATCTGGGAAATCTGGGCAATCCCGGCGGTGGACCACACCATCcgcaccaccatcatcaccatcagACGGCGGCGGCTGCGGCAAGTGCCCACCATGTGCACGCCCACGCCCATGCCCACGCCCACCTGTACAACTCCATCTACCAGCCGTACAGTGCTGCGGCGGCCTACAGCATGAAGGCGGTGTCCTGCGGAAGTCCATCACCGCCGCAAGGAGCGGGCGGTCAGGGATCAGCGCCGCATCCCCACCAGCTGAGGAGTGTGGCCgccgcagctgctgccgccCACTGGCCCTCCTCCCACTCGGTCAGCGATATCCTGGCCCACCATCAGGCGGTCGCCCTGCGGGCCAGTTGCCAGGTGGGCGTCGGCGTGGGTGGCATGGGCGGCATGGGCAGTACGGTGTCCCCGCTGCCGATGACTCCTTCTCCGGTGGCGGGTACGGCCGGTGGTCAGCCCCTGCTCGACTGCGAGGGTGGAGCAGGACAGCAGTCGCCGTACAACTACTACATGTACTTCCAGAACGGCGGGATgcatcaccaccatcatcacGGCGGAATGATGGCCGCCGGAGCCACGGGCTTATGA